In Desulfuromonas acetexigens, the following proteins share a genomic window:
- a CDS encoding fumarate hydratase → MPEFKYQDPFPLAKDETKYYKIPGSEKYVSVVKFEGKDVVKVDPEALTVLANQAFRDVSFLLRPGHNEQVAKILSDPEASPNDRGVAMAFLRNAEISANFELPLCQDTGTATIVAKKGQQVWTGVKDEEYLSKGVYKTYTEENLRYSQTVALDMYEEKNTGTNLPAQIDIMATDSDYYKFLFITKGGGSANKTMLYQETKALLTPANLEKFLVDKMKYLGTAACPPYHVAFAIGGTSADACMKTVKLASAKDLDELPTVGNEHGQAFRDLEMEEKLLKAAQKLGIGAQFGGKYFAHDVRVIRLPRHGASCPVGMAVSCSADRNIRAKITKDGLFIEELDRNPGRLIPEKYRGKHERGTRINLNRPMKEVLADLTKLKVGDALLLDGTIVVGRDIAHAKFKEILDSGKPLPDYLKNHPIYYAGPAKTPKGKPSGSFGPTTAGRMDSYVDLLQANGGSMVMIAKGNRSQQVTDACKKHGGFYLGSIGGPAAVLAEENIKKVECIDFPELGMEAVWKIEVVDFPAFILVDDKGNDFFKQLGL, encoded by the coding sequence ATGCCGGAGTTCAAGTACCAGGATCCCTTCCCGCTGGCCAAGGACGAAACCAAATACTACAAGATCCCCGGATCGGAGAAGTATGTCTCGGTCGTCAAGTTCGAGGGGAAGGATGTCGTCAAGGTCGATCCCGAAGCTCTCACCGTCCTCGCCAACCAGGCATTCCGTGACGTCTCTTTCCTGCTGCGCCCCGGACATAACGAGCAGGTCGCCAAGATCCTGAGCGATCCCGAAGCCTCCCCCAACGATCGCGGCGTCGCCATGGCCTTTTTGCGCAACGCCGAAATCTCCGCCAATTTCGAACTCCCTCTCTGCCAGGATACCGGCACTGCCACCATCGTTGCCAAAAAAGGGCAGCAGGTCTGGACCGGCGTGAAGGATGAGGAATACCTCTCCAAGGGCGTTTACAAGACCTACACCGAGGAAAACCTCCGCTACAGCCAGACCGTCGCCCTCGACATGTACGAAGAGAAGAATACCGGCACCAATCTACCGGCGCAGATCGACATCATGGCGACCGATAGCGACTACTACAAGTTCCTCTTCATCACCAAAGGCGGCGGCAGCGCCAACAAAACGATGCTCTATCAGGAGACCAAAGCGCTGCTCACCCCCGCCAACCTGGAAAAATTCCTGGTCGACAAGATGAAGTACCTCGGCACCGCCGCCTGCCCCCCCTACCATGTCGCTTTCGCCATCGGCGGCACCTCGGCCGACGCCTGCATGAAAACCGTCAAGCTGGCCTCCGCCAAAGATCTCGATGAACTGCCGACGGTCGGCAACGAACATGGTCAGGCCTTCCGCGATCTGGAAATGGAAGAGAAACTGCTCAAGGCCGCCCAGAAGCTCGGCATCGGCGCCCAGTTCGGCGGCAAGTACTTCGCCCACGACGTGCGCGTCATCCGCCTCCCCCGCCACGGCGCCTCCTGCCCCGTCGGCATGGCCGTTTCCTGTTCCGCCGACCGTAATATCCGCGCCAAAATTACCAAAGACGGCCTCTTCATCGAAGAGTTGGACCGCAACCCCGGCCGCCTGATTCCCGAGAAATATCGCGGCAAGCACGAGCGCGGCACCCGCATCAACCTCAACCGGCCCATGAAGGAAGTCCTGGCCGATCTGACCAAGCTCAAGGTCGGTGACGCCCTGCTCCTCGACGGCACCATCGTCGTCGGTCGCGACATCGCCCACGCCAAGTTCAAAGAGATTCTCGACAGCGGCAAGCCGCTCCCCGATTACCTCAAAAATCACCCCATCTACTACGCCGGTCCGGCCAAGACCCCGAAAGGCAAGCCCTCCGGCTCCTTCGGCCCCACCACCGCCGGGCGCATGGACTCCTACGTCGACCTGCTCCAGGCCAACGGCGGCTCGATGGTCATGATCGCCAAAGGCAACCGCAGCCAGCAGGTCACCGACGCCTGCAAGAAACACGGCGGCTTCTATCTCGGCTCCATCGGCGGCCCGGCAGCCGTCCTCGCCGAGGAGAACATCAAGAAGGTCGAGTGCATCGACTTCCCCGAACTCGGCATGGAAGCGGTCTGGAAGATCGAAGTCGTCGACTTCCCGGCCTTTATCCTGGTCGATGACAAAGGCAACGACTTCTTCAAGCAACTGGGCCTGTAA
- the ilvA gene encoding threonine ammonia-lyase, biosynthetic: MQKLLKQILTSRVYEAAVETPLDEAPVLSAQFNNRILLKREDLQTVFSFKLRGAYNRIAHLSEEDRRRGVIAASAGNHAQGVAFSARKLGIRAVIVMPRTTPLIKVEAVRRLGGEVILHGDSYSEAQDYCDRLIDETGMVFIHPFDDELVIAGQGTVAVELLRQSAGSMDAVFVPVGGGGLIAGIGGYLKALCPEVKVIGVEPEDSDAMYRSLQAGRRVRLDSVGIFADGVAVREVGKLTFDYCRRCVDEIIRVDTDELCGAIKSIYQSTRSIVEPAGALGMAGLKKYIRERKVTGQTLVAINSGANMNFERLRYVAERTQIGEKQEALFAVTIPEEPGALKRFCGEIGEERSITEFNYRLSGRDRAHIFVGLSIRDEQERADFSRQLAGKGFVNLDLTDNDLAKTHVRYMVGGKSAEVGREVLYRFWFPERPGALTRFLASMGENWNISLFHYRMQGGDYGRVLIGLEIPKGEEGAFRSFLQELGYRYNEESDNAAYRLFL, encoded by the coding sequence ATGCAGAAACTGCTGAAACAGATATTGACCTCAAGGGTTTATGAAGCCGCGGTGGAAACGCCCCTCGACGAGGCGCCGGTCCTCTCGGCCCAGTTCAACAACCGCATCCTGCTCAAACGGGAGGATTTACAGACGGTCTTTTCCTTCAAGTTGCGCGGCGCCTACAACCGCATCGCCCATCTTTCCGAAGAAGACCGTCGCCGTGGCGTGATCGCCGCCTCGGCCGGCAATCATGCCCAGGGGGTGGCTTTTTCCGCCCGGAAACTGGGCATCCGCGCAGTCATCGTCATGCCCCGCACGACCCCGCTGATCAAGGTCGAGGCGGTACGACGCCTGGGCGGCGAGGTCATTCTCCATGGTGACAGCTATTCGGAAGCCCAGGATTACTGCGATCGCCTGATCGATGAAACGGGCATGGTCTTCATCCATCCCTTCGATGATGAATTGGTCATTGCCGGTCAGGGGACGGTGGCGGTCGAACTCCTGCGCCAGAGCGCCGGGAGTATGGACGCAGTCTTCGTGCCGGTCGGCGGCGGCGGGCTCATTGCCGGCATCGGCGGCTATCTGAAGGCCCTGTGCCCCGAGGTCAAGGTGATCGGCGTTGAGCCCGAGGACAGTGATGCCATGTACCGCTCCTTGCAGGCCGGACGGCGGGTGCGCCTCGATTCGGTGGGGATTTTCGCTGACGGCGTGGCGGTGAGGGAGGTCGGCAAGCTGACCTTCGATTATTGCCGGCGCTGCGTCGACGAAATCATCCGGGTCGATACGGACGAGCTCTGCGGCGCCATCAAGAGTATCTACCAGAGTACCCGGTCCATCGTCGAGCCGGCCGGCGCTCTGGGGATGGCCGGGCTGAAGAAGTATATCCGCGAGCGCAAGGTGACCGGACAGACCTTGGTCGCCATCAATTCCGGGGCGAACATGAATTTCGAGCGGTTGCGCTACGTCGCCGAGCGCACCCAGATCGGCGAGAAGCAGGAGGCGCTCTTTGCCGTCACCATCCCCGAAGAACCGGGAGCCCTCAAGCGTTTCTGTGGGGAAATCGGCGAGGAGCGCAGCATCACCGAGTTCAACTATCGCCTCTCCGGCCGGGATCGGGCGCATATCTTCGTCGGTCTGTCGATTCGGGACGAGCAGGAGCGCGCCGACTTCAGCCGCCAACTTGCAGGCAAGGGCTTCGTCAATCTCGATCTCACCGACAACGACCTCGCCAAGACCCATGTGCGGTACATGGTCGGCGGCAAATCGGCCGAAGTCGGGCGCGAAGTGCTTTATCGTTTCTGGTTTCCCGAACGCCCGGGCGCCCTGACCCGCTTCCTCGCCTCCATGGGGGAGAACTGGAATATTTCCCTCTTCCACTACCGTATGCAGGGGGGCGATTACGGTCGGGTGCTGATCGGGCTAGAGATCCCGAAGGGGGAAGAGGGGGCGTTTCGTTCCTTTTTACAGGAACTTGGTTACCGCTATAATGAGGAGAGCGACAACGCGGCCTATCGCCTTTTTCTCTGA